A single region of the Pirellulales bacterium genome encodes:
- a CDS encoding SDR family oxidoreductase has product MADSAKTSALPSLFDLTDRVAILTGGAGLLGKQYTRAMLAAGARVVVADLDGGAAIASARAAADEIGGESLGVAVDITKRADVERMAAVALERWGSVDILVNNAAIDPKFDAAVAQQQASTFEDYPLPLWQQSLDVNLTGAMHCCQVVGRSMVGQKRGVIVNVSSTYGLVAPDQRLYQRDGEAEQTLFKPAAYAVTKAGIAHFTRYLAAYWAAAGIRVNTLTPHGIYNSQDEQFVRRYNERCPMRRMARADEMNGPLLFLVSDASSYMTGSNLIVDGGWTAW; this is encoded by the coding sequence TCGGCCTTGCCGTCGCTGTTCGACCTAACCGACCGTGTAGCGATCCTCACCGGCGGAGCAGGCCTGCTGGGCAAACAATATACACGGGCCATGCTCGCCGCTGGAGCACGCGTCGTCGTGGCGGATCTCGACGGCGGTGCGGCAATTGCCTCAGCCCGGGCGGCCGCGGATGAAATCGGCGGCGAATCGCTCGGCGTCGCAGTCGACATAACCAAGCGAGCCGACGTCGAGCGGATGGCGGCTGTAGCGCTCGAACGCTGGGGAAGCGTCGATATCCTCGTGAACAACGCAGCCATCGATCCGAAATTCGATGCCGCCGTAGCTCAGCAACAAGCCAGCACCTTTGAGGACTATCCGCTTCCGCTGTGGCAACAATCGTTGGATGTGAACCTGACCGGCGCGATGCATTGCTGCCAAGTGGTGGGACGATCCATGGTGGGGCAAAAGCGGGGCGTGATCGTGAACGTGAGTTCGACCTATGGCCTCGTCGCCCCGGACCAACGACTGTATCAGCGCGACGGAGAAGCGGAGCAAACGCTCTTCAAGCCCGCCGCTTATGCCGTGACCAAAGCCGGCATCGCACATTTCACCCGCTATTTGGCGGCCTATTGGGCGGCGGCCGGAATCCGCGTCAACACGTTGACTCCCCACGGCATCTACAACTCGCAAGATGAGCAATTCGTTCGCCGCTACAACGAGCGTTGCCCAATGCGCCGGATGGCGCGGGCGGATGAAATGAATGGCCCGCTGCTGTTCCTGGTCTCCGACGCCTCGTCGTATATGACCGGCTCGAACCTGATTGTCGACGGAGGGTGGACGGCTTGGTAG